The nucleotide sequence AACTCGCCCGGAGAAGCTCCCCGGGGGACCTTCTCGACGGCACCCTTTTCGTCATAGCCTCGGACCCCCTCCTGTGCCAGGAGATAACCATGAGGGGGGGGGATATCGCTTCCAGGGTGAAAGAAAAATGGGATCTTGAGGTCACCGGGGTCAGCGCAAGGGTGGGGAGGCCTCGCAGGAGAATTACTTCCGAGAAAAGGGCACGGACCTGTGAACCACTGAGGCTCGGCACCGATGAGGTGGCCGCATGCCTGGAGGAGCTCCGCCCCGCGATAGGCAGGGACGACGTAGCCTCCGACCTGGC is from Thermovirga sp. and encodes:
- a CDS encoding DUF721 domain-containing protein, which gives rise to MAARTRRRSSRQGLSKVGSLLMASLSREQASMLLFADLCSRWCEVVGPKLARRSSPGDLLDGTLFVIASDPLLCQEITMRGGDIASRVKEKWDLEVTGVSARVGRPRRRITSEKRARTCEPLRLGTDEVAACLEELRPAIGRDDVASDLARLMALYKKKFGSEGRPARRKT